One Xyrauchen texanus isolate HMW12.3.18 chromosome 2, RBS_HiC_50CHRs, whole genome shotgun sequence genomic window carries:
- the LOC127658334 gene encoding CD99 antigen-like protein 2 isoform X1 — protein sequence MGKLSTWMLLVVFSLLVVKGISEDLADELNTATTAPKVEPVGGAGTSSGVKPTIKPPVQPTVKNTVKPKPKQTEETFTDFIEPTVGPVLLPRTTAKPLRASVPPWKVQSDPEGFNIEDALDPNNDIRGKDKDPGKSGGEFTDDDLLNVGNDNTYKPDKGKGGQATGGSELDNSDDKNYDTMAETGTIAGIVSAVAMALVGAVTSYISYQKKKFCFSIQQSLNTDMVKADGPDAVVVQEPQVQQTLLQPPNTEPPTEENAV from the exons ATGGGGAAGCTTTCGACATGGATGCTTCTGGTAGTCTTTTCTCTGCTGGTAGTGAAAG GCATCAGTGAGGATTTGGCAGATGAACTTAACACAGCTACCACAGCACCTAAAGTGGAACCAGTAGGAGGTGCAGGAACATCAAGTGGGG TGAAACCCACAATTAAGCCTCCTGTGCAGCCCACAGTCAAGAACACAGTAAAGCCCAAGCCCAAACAGACAG AAGAGACATTCACCGATTTCATTGAGCCCACCGTTGGCCCGGTTTTGTTGCCCCGAACAACCGCTAAACCTCTCCGAGCCTCTGTTCCCCCTTGGAAAGTCCAGTCTG ATCCAGAGGGCTTTAATATTGAAGATGCCCTTGATCCCAACAATGACATCAGAGGAAAGGACAAAGACCCTGGCAAAAGCG GTGGTGAATTTACAGACGATGATCTTTTGAATGTGGGCAATGATAACACCTACAAACCAGACAAAGGCAAAG GTGGACAAGCAACTGGAGGTAGTGAACTGGATAATTCTGATGACAAAAATTATG ACACCATGGCTGAGACTGGTACCATTGCTGGCATTGTGAGTGCTGTTGCTATGGCTCTTGTCGGtgcagtgaccagctacatctcCTACCAGAAGAAGAAGTTTTGCTTCAGCATACAGC AGAGTCTGAATACAGATATGGTGAAGGCAGATGGTCCAGATGCTGTAGTAGTACAGGAGCCACAAG
- the LOC127658334 gene encoding CD99 antigen-like protein 2 isoform X2, whose amino-acid sequence MGKLSTWMLLVVFSLLVVKGISEDLADELNTATTAPKVEPVGGAGTSSGVKPTIKPPVQPTVKNTVKPKPKQTDPEGFNIEDALDPNNDIRGKDKDPGKSGGEFTDDDLLNVGNDNTYKPDKGKGGQATGGSELDNSDDKNYDTMAETGTIAGIVSAVAMALVGAVTSYISYQKKKFCFSIQQSLNTDMVKADGPDAVVVQEPQVQQTLLQPPNTEPPTEENAV is encoded by the exons ATGGGGAAGCTTTCGACATGGATGCTTCTGGTAGTCTTTTCTCTGCTGGTAGTGAAAG GCATCAGTGAGGATTTGGCAGATGAACTTAACACAGCTACCACAGCACCTAAAGTGGAACCAGTAGGAGGTGCAGGAACATCAAGTGGGG TGAAACCCACAATTAAGCCTCCTGTGCAGCCCACAGTCAAGAACACAGTAAAGCCCAAGCCCAAACAGACAG ATCCAGAGGGCTTTAATATTGAAGATGCCCTTGATCCCAACAATGACATCAGAGGAAAGGACAAAGACCCTGGCAAAAGCG GTGGTGAATTTACAGACGATGATCTTTTGAATGTGGGCAATGATAACACCTACAAACCAGACAAAGGCAAAG GTGGACAAGCAACTGGAGGTAGTGAACTGGATAATTCTGATGACAAAAATTATG ACACCATGGCTGAGACTGGTACCATTGCTGGCATTGTGAGTGCTGTTGCTATGGCTCTTGTCGGtgcagtgaccagctacatctcCTACCAGAAGAAGAAGTTTTGCTTCAGCATACAGC AGAGTCTGAATACAGATATGGTGAAGGCAGATGGTCCAGATGCTGTAGTAGTACAGGAGCCACAAG